The DNA sequence TGCCCGCCGGCGGCGAAGCCCTCCGCCGGTCCAAGCGCGGCGGCCCAAGTTGCTCAAGTGCCCGCCGCAGCGCATCCAGCGCGAGAATCCGAAACGTGGTGAGCTTCCCGCCGGCCACCGTGATGATGCCCTCGGCCCAGATGGCGTGCTCCCGGGATTCCCGGGAAGGGTCTTTGCGCCCCGTCCCCACAACGCCCCTCACGCCGGAAAAGGTGGCCAGCACGTCCTTCTCCGAGAGGCCCAACGAGGGAAACAGGTAGTTGGCGGCCGTGAGCAGGTAGTCGAGTTCGGCCGGGGTGATGGCCGGCTCGGCGGCCAGCTCACCCTCGTAATCCAGGTCGGTGGTGCCGACCAGCGTCACGCCGTCCCAGGGCAGCACGTAAAGCGGGCGCCCATCGACCGGGTGGAACAGATTGATTCCCTGCGAGACCGGAAGCCTCCACGCCGGAAAGACCAGGTGGCTACCTCGCAGGAGGCGGAGCCGGGGCGCCCGCCCGAGCCAGGCCCGGACCTCATCCGCCCAGATGCCGGCCGCGTTGACAACCACCCGGGCTTTCACCTCGGCGGTCCGGCCGGTCAGCAGGTCCCGCACCGCAACGCCTTCCACCCGGCCCGAATGGGTTCGGCGAAGCTCGTGGACCCGAGCGTAGTTGAGGGCCAGGGCGCCGCGCCGTTCAGCCTCACGGATGACCCGCAGCACCAGCCGGGCGTCGTCCGTGACGGCGTCCCGGTACCACAGCCCGCCCTTGAGGTCCCGGATGCGCACGTGGGGAAAGATCCCCTGAAGCTCCGGCGGCGAACACCTGCGGTGGCCCCACCGCATGGCCATCACGTCGTAGATGACGAGCCCGAGCCGGAGCAGCCTCCCCGAAACCGGCGCCCCCCGGAAGTCGGGGAAGACGATGCCAAGGGGCAACACCAGGCCCGGGGCCTCACGCAACAACCGCTCGCGCTCCCGCACGCTCTGCCAGGTGAGGCGCACCTGCCCGTGCCGAAGGTAACGCAGGCCGCCATGGACAAGCTTGCCCGAACGGCTGGAGGTGCCCCAGGCAAAATCCCGCTGCTCGAGCAGGACGGCCCGATACCCCATGCGGGCCGCCTCCAGCAGAACACCGGCCCCCGTGATGCCCCCGCCTATCACGACCAGGTCCCACGGCTGGTCCAGCATCTGCCACAGCCGGTAACGCGCTTCGGCGGCGCGGTCGCGGGCGGTCAGCTGTTCCACCATCGGGCCGGCCTCCAGACTTCAGACCAGCTTGCCGGGGTTCATGATGCCGGCGGGGTCGAGCGAGCGGCACAGCGAAGCGATGAGCGTAAGCCCCAGGGCTCCTTTCTCCGCCTGCAGGTACGGGCGGTGGTCAAGGCCCACGCCGTGCTGGTGGCTGATGGTGCCACCGGTGGCCACGATGGCGCGGCTGGCGGCAGACTTGAGCAACTGCCAGCGGTGCAGCGACTCCTGCGGGTCGGGGGAAAGCCGGAAGAGGAAGGTCGTGTACAGGTTCGAGCCGGTCAGGTAAGGATGCGACAGGTGGCTGAAGACGAACACCCGCTCGCCGTATTGCTCCAGCGCACGCCGGAGAGCCTGTTCGACGGCTCCGATAAGCGACGGCATGCGGCTCCAGGAGGCGGCCGTCTCAAGGGTGTCCACCCCGTAGCCAAGCTCCCAGAGGGTGTTGCGCAGGTACGGGGTGCGGAAGCGCTGCTTGATCCATTCGTGCCCGAAACGGCGGCCCACCGGCACGCCGTAGTAGCGGCGGGCGATGGCAAGCGCCTCGCGCACGGCGAAGCGGACGTGCGCCCGCGGGCCTGAGGCGCCGAGGACGAGCATGCACTTGCCCGGTCCGGCCCCACGCATCGCCACCAGCCCCTCCAGCAGGCTGACAAACACCTCGTTTCCGGCGAGGGACAGGTTGGTGACCGTTTCATCGGGGGTGCTGAGCCGAAGCATGCTGAGCGGAACGCGCGCGTTCATGATCTCCCGAACGGCGGCCACCCCCTGATCCAGCGCCGGGAAGAAGACGCCGTAGAAGGTCTCGGCCTCTGGAATCCGCCGCACCCGCACCGTGGCCTCCGTCAGGATCCCCGCGCGCCCCTCCGACCCCAGAATCAAGGCCCTCAGGTCAGGTCCTGCCGCCGAAGCCGGGAAAGGCGGCACAAGCAGCGTGCCTGCAGGCGCCTCCAGGCGGCCGCCCGTGAAGAGTTCCTCCATGCTCCCGTAGCCCAGGGCCTGGTGCCCCTTGGAACGGGTCGCCACCCAGCCGCCAAGTGTCGAGTATTCGAAGGATTGGGGGTAATGCCCCAGGGTGAACCCGCGCGCCCTCAGGAACGCCTCCAGATGCGGACCCTTGACGCCGGCGCCGAACGTGGCGAGGTTGCTGGCCTCGTCCAGGTGAATGAAGCCGCTCATGCGCTCCATGTCCACGCAGAGGACCGGGGCGCCCTCCGCCTCGACGCGCAGGTGGCCCACTACGCTGGTTCCGCCGCCGTAAGGGATGACCCAGGCGCCGGCCTCCGCGGCGTACCGGAGAAGTTCGCGGATCTCCTCGTTCGTGGAGGGAAAGGCGACCCCGTCGGGTACAGCGGGGATGTTGCCGCTTCGGGCCGCCACCCAGTCCGGGAAGCTCTGGCCTAAGGCGTGGCGGACGCGCTGCTCGGGGTCGGTGGCGACGAGGGGGTGCGGCGGAAGGCGGGTGGGGGGGACACGGCGCACGACCTCTTCGAGGGCGGCGTCCCGGGGTGCAGTCCCCGGCCCCAGCTTGTCCTGCAGGAAGCGGCGCGCCCCCTGACCCAAGGGGTACGCAACGGCGGTGTCGCCCCACCCGTTCCACCTTCGCATGGCGCTCCCCGGTTTTTGGAGTTCTCGCCCTCATTATAGAGAACGGCGTCACAATCAACAAACCGGCTCGGCTGCGGCGTCCGGCCTGGCACCCGCCTCCCCGCCTCTCAGTGGGCGGCCGAAGCCTCAGGGGCTGCCTCCGGGCGGGCTTCGCGTTCGAGCCGCTCCCGGATGAAAGGCGGGAGCGAGAAGGCCGCCCGGTGCAGTTCGGGCGAGTAATGGCGCGTCTTGAGGCGCGCTGCCCGGGCCGCTTGGGGAATGCGCAGGTCCGGCCCCAGCGACGCTCCGGTGAACGTCCACGGCCCGATGGAGTAGGTCGGGACGCTGGCCAGGTAGAGGTGAACGTGCCCGAAGACCCGGGCAAGCGTCCGACCGACGCGACCCCACAAATGAGGCTGAAACCACATGGAACCCGACTGAGTTACGAACACGCCGCCTGGCCGCAGCCGCCGCCGAACCGCCTCGTAGAAGGGTTCGCCGAACAGCACCTCGGCAGGACCCACCGGGTCGGGCGCGTCGGCCAGGATGACGTCGTACGGCGGGCCGGGTTGGCCGACGAAACGGGCACCGTCCTGGAAGCGGATGCGAAGGCGCGGGTCCCGGAGGACCTGCCGCGCCCACGAAAAGTGCTCGGCCGACACCTCCACCACCCGCTGGTCGAGTTCCACCAGGTCGATCTCGGTCACCTCGGCGTGACGCGCCACCTCGAAGGCGGCACCCAGATCCCCACCGCCGATGATGAGGACGCGCCGGGGAGCCGGGTGGGCACACAGCGGCACGTGCACCAGCATCTCGTGGTAGATGAAGGCGTCGCGCTCCGTAACCTGGATGGCGTCGTCCAGGATCAAGGCCCGGCCCATGGCATCGAGCTCAGCGACCACGATCTCCTGGTACGCCGAGCGCTCCTGGTGGAGAACCTGCCGCACCCGGAAGCGCATGTGGACGGTGTCGTCCTCCCGTTCGATGAACCACAGATCCACCGGCGTCACCCCCTCGGAAGGAACGCGGCGATGCTCCCCTTGGCACCGTCCCCAAGGCTATGTTATAATGCGCGACGGCTTGGGTGCCCCCATCGTCTAGCGGCCCAGGATACATGGTTCTCAGCCATGAGACCCCGGTTCGAATCCGGGTGGGGGTACCACGTTCTAAGTTTTTACCTTCGGCCCTTCTGTGCCCTGCCTTTCGACCTGGTGGCATCAAGCTGTTCCTGCGAGCCACCTCGCCGCTGCCACGGGACATGGGACCGCGCTGTGTGGAAGGATAGCAACACCGCCTCCGTGCCTGAGAACCCGGACACGCGCGTGCACGTCAGGGAGGGGAGGGGCCGGGTTCGACCTTCTCGCCGCCCGGGCGTATGCTCGGCTCTCGGTGGAGCTCGCTACCGCTGGAAGACCAATGGGTGCCCACGACCTGCTCGTCGCGGCCACCGCTTTAGCCCATGGATATGCCGTTGTCACCGAAAACCCCGGGCATTTCCACACCGTGCCAGGCCTGGTGGTACGGACGCCACTGTGGTAAGCAGTGCGGGGGCAGGCCTGGCGCTGGCCCGGGGCTTTCGTGCTGCAGGGCCAACGCCCGTGCGCCAGGTCGGCCTGGTATAGAAGGAGCCCGGCGGGCGCCTGTGGAACCGCTTTTTTGCTCGTCCGTGCCGGATGAACGAGCCCGCTGGCGCCGATCACCCTGGAACGCCGGGGGCGAGGGTCCGTGGCTACCAGCACCCGAGGTTCAGAGCCAGAACTCCTGACGGCCGCCGAGCGCGTCCGGACCGAAACCGCCCTGCTAATCGCCGCTCTTTCGCGCAAAAAGCCGTTCACCGTTGCGGAGGCGTTTCGGGGCCGCCCGCAGGGGGAGCGCCTGGCGGCAGAGGCGGTGGCGGCGGACCTCGTGGGCCGGGGCCTGCTGAGAAGCCATCCGCCCCCGTCGCGGCGCGGCAGGGCGCGCTACGAGCTTACAGATGAGGGCCGGAGAATCGCACAAGAGCGCCTGGCCGAGGAGAAGCCCGGCCGCAAGGCACAGGCCCGGGCCCGCAAAGGTGCAGCAGCTGTCCTGGAGCAGCGGGTGGAAGTCCTTGAGGGCCGGCTGGCGCAATGGATCACGCGGCTGGAGGCGCTCGAACGGCGCCTTGGCGCTCTGGAGCGGGCCTACGAGGTGAATCGGGACGCATCCAGGTCCGAATCGCCGCCCATTCCGGCGCATGCCGAGCCGCCGGTCCCCGATATGACCCGGTTCAAGGATTGGCTCTTCACCGCGCTCGACGAGCTGGACCGCCGCAACCGCCGGTTGGGGCTCGTACCCGTTCCCCAGGTGCGGCAGGCACTGGCCGGAAGGGTCGGGCGGCGGGACTTCGACCGGCTCGTGCTGCAGCTCGCGGCGCAGCGGGAGATCGTGCTGGTGGCACACGACCGTCCCGCCGTGCTGTCCCCGGCCGACCGGGATGGGTCGCTCCAGGATCCGTTATCCGGTCAGCTCTACCACTGGATCCGGTGGGGAATGTAGGGTATGGACGCGGTGTCTTCCCTCGACTACCGGATTCTCA is a window from the Bacillota bacterium genome containing:
- a CDS encoding FAD-binding oxidoreductase, encoding MRRWNGWGDTAVAYPLGQGARRFLQDKLGPGTAPRDAALEEVVRRVPPTRLPPHPLVATDPEQRVRHALGQSFPDWVAARSGNIPAVPDGVAFPSTNEEIRELLRYAAEAGAWVIPYGGGTSVVGHLRVEAEGAPVLCVDMERMSGFIHLDEASNLATFGAGVKGPHLEAFLRARGFTLGHYPQSFEYSTLGGWVATRSKGHQALGYGSMEELFTGGRLEAPAGTLLVPPFPASAAGPDLRALILGSEGRAGILTEATVRVRRIPEAETFYGVFFPALDQGVAAVREIMNARVPLSMLRLSTPDETVTNLSLAGNEVFVSLLEGLVAMRGAGPGKCMLVLGASGPRAHVRFAVREALAIARRYYGVPVGRRFGHEWIKQRFRTPYLRNTLWELGYGVDTLETAASWSRMPSLIGAVEQALRRALEQYGERVFVFSHLSHPYLTGSNLYTTFLFRLSPDPQESLHRWQLLKSAASRAIVATGGTISHQHGVGLDHRPYLQAEKGALGLTLIASLCRSLDPAGIMNPGKLV
- a CDS encoding glycerol-3-phosphate dehydrogenase/oxidase → MVEQLTARDRAAEARYRLWQMLDQPWDLVVIGGGITGAGVLLEAARMGYRAVLLEQRDFAWGTSSRSGKLVHGGLRYLRHGQVRLTWQSVRERERLLREAPGLVLPLGIVFPDFRGAPVSGRLLRLGLVIYDVMAMRWGHRRCSPPELQGIFPHVRIRDLKGGLWYRDAVTDDARLVLRVIREAERRGALALNYARVHELRRTHSGRVEGVAVRDLLTGRTAEVKARVVVNAAGIWADEVRAWLGRAPRLRLLRGSHLVFPAWRLPVSQGINLFHPVDGRPLYVLPWDGVTLVGTTDLDYEGELAAEPAITPAELDYLLTAANYLFPSLGLSEKDVLATFSGVRGVVGTGRKDPSRESREHAIWAEGIITVAGGKLTTFRILALDALRRALEQLGPPRLDRRRASPPAG
- the speE gene encoding polyamine aminopropyltransferase, with translation MDLWFIEREDDTVHMRFRVRQVLHQERSAYQEIVVAELDAMGRALILDDAIQVTERDAFIYHEMLVHVPLCAHPAPRRVLIIGGGDLGAAFEVARHAEVTEIDLVELDQRVVEVSAEHFSWARQVLRDPRLRIRFQDGARFVGQPGPPYDVILADAPDPVGPAEVLFGEPFYEAVRRRLRPGGVFVTQSGSMWFQPHLWGRVGRTLARVFGHVHLYLASVPTYSIGPWTFTGASLGPDLRIPQAARAARLKTRHYSPELHRAAFSLPPFIRERLEREARPEAAPEASAAH